Proteins encoded within one genomic window of Platichthys flesus chromosome 13, fPlaFle2.1, whole genome shotgun sequence:
- the kansl1l gene encoding KAT8 regulatory NSL complex subunit 1-like protein isoform X1 has protein sequence MAPALTKILKDGHGIHLSSPLSSVRGESNGRAVHRTELDPHMRLTEDCDPQMWLNLSFCPSLDPCLPARPLKVLANPLLPPCLEASASQRESVVLSSPASLLGFLSFNEDLRGAHQVVSVLPGVPDMFLGPVPEHNSQEACLLHGRGAAHECGPDGGDVHRSPFTLTSVSQSDFFGEIKSQDWAPFFPPPPTLTQERVARVDCAPLASEQSCSGSLNFDQLVPRAVLKEAMKEQLSRQEELQGQACRLKKRLQALLGEHALRHCNQQLEGLKQHIHLGDVLNESQDSSHLGIVPPPSGGKPFLSSLESSTASSSFTEHRELSRSSQAVLRGLQEALDSEATASSSSDDEVEEEKSLKTTSSRVSSSSSRCARRWLEERVELGSRWSWLQLRLSELEGRIQQLVELHKHIRSSKGGVVLAASQPLTDRQIQKTLLKEVKGLCCTASDADTETCSPTHLLHSIERQSAQLSQIVRSLMPPLSFSPLSKQAPTCKDKRSFTSGQREDDAFLPGGSKRQRLATTRRHKADAWVCARTRPLVSYHKPKLFTINTHNSSSSQKPWKSMSTLSSSLSSSSYSCCSSPAVLSSDAGCSSCSSALTSRRKSSRPHCAMSLSFGTPQAHPPQRALAREEWSQSPTPVHFKRRTSTPLHESHKYKQHARHLKSRVMGLSPIRMTGSAQGQHRRANQKERKRGHSHRLEEDYKDVLYRSCEPEGSSDEVLEESYTQFPRKQDSQGSVRKHQGESVYNINNIVLPMSLTKVEKLQYKHILTPRWRLLSSQSPREEETERKEDSEEEQVEELSDGAFAQRHLALEKKEKLRWTSWGMRKCFRHRTRSGSRLSGGGGGVFTSGEESSAEWSGAQLETDGQPSSEEWLPQTPWERRVFPLDEGEDEALLSDSLVCSDSGYRSASKNSNSQLSPAQSSGATLPSGEQSANITSQGS, from the exons ATGGCCCCAGCCCTGACCAAAATCCTGAAAGATGGCCACGGCATCCACCTGTCCtcacctctgtcctctgtcagaGGGGAGTCCAATGGGAGAGCCGTGCACAGGACTGAGCTGGATCCTCACATGAGGCTGACAGAGGACTGTGACCCCCAGATGTGGCTGAACCTCTCCTTCTGTCCTTCTCTGGACCCCTGCCTGCCAGCGAGACCCCTGAAGGTCCTTGCCaaccctctgctccctccatgTCTGGAGGCGTCTGCCAGCCAGCGTGAGTCGGTGGTTCTCTCCAGCCCTGCTTCTCTCCTCGGATTCCTCTCCTTTAATGAAGATCTGAGAGGTGCTCATCAGGTGGTCTCGGTCCTACCAGGTGTACCGGACATGTTTTTAGGCCCTGTCCCTGAGCACAATAGCCAAGAGGCTTGTTTGCTGCATGGCCGCGGTGCTGCTCATGAATGTGGGCCAGATGGTGGTGATGTGCACCGCTCCCCTTTCACACTGACTAGTGTTTCTCAATCAGATTTCTTTGGGGAGATTAAGTCTCAGGACTGGGCTCCCTTTTTTCCACCCCCACCGACACTGACACAGGAGAGAGTAGCCAGAGTGGACTGTGCTCCTCTAGCTTCAGAGCAGTCTTGCAGTGGCAGCTTGAACTTTGACCAGCTGGTGCCAAGAGCTGTGCTGAAGGAGGCCATGAAGGAGCAGCTCTCTAGGCAGGAAGAGTTGCAAGGCCAAGCTTGCAGGCTAAAGAAGAGACTGCAAGCCCTACTCGGAGAGCACGCTTTGCGACACTGCAACCAGCAGCTTGAGGGGCTGAAACAGCACATTCATCTTGGGGATGTACTCAATGAGAGCCAGGACTCAAGCCATCTTGGTATAGTACCTCCACCATCGGGTGGCAAACCCTTTCTGTCTTCACTAGAGTCGTCCACAGCCTCATCTTCCTTCACAGAGCACAGGGAGTTGAGCCGCTCCAGCCAGGCGGTGTTGAGAGGCCTGCAGGAGGCTTTGGACTCTGAGgccacagccagcagcagctcagacgatgaggtggaggaggagaagagtctCAAAACCACATCATCACGTGT cagcagcagcagcagcagatgtgcGAGGCGATGGCTGGAAGAGAGAGTGGAGCTGGGCAGCAGATGGAGCTGGCTGCAGCTGCGTCTGTCCGAGCTGGAGGGGAGGATACAGCAACTGGTGGAGCTCCACAAGCATATCCGCTCGTCCAAA GGGGGTGTGGTGCTCGCAGCGTCCCAGCCGCTGACCGACAGGCAGATTCAGAAGACCCTTCTAAAGGAAGTGAAAGGGTTATGCTGCACAGCGTCAGATGCTGACACTGAAACTTGCAGCCCCACACACCTTCTGCACAGCATAGAGAGGCAG AGCGCCCAGCTCAGCCAGATCGTCAGAAGTCTGatgcctcctctcagcttttCACCGCTCTCGAAACAAGCACCGACCTGTAAAGACAAGAGATCCTTCACCAg TGGTCAGAGAGAAGATGATGCTTTTCTGCCTGGCGGCTCTAAGAGACAGAGACTGGCGACCACAAGGCGGCACAAGGCTGATGCGTGGGTCTGTGCCCGAACCCGGCCTTTGGTCTCATACCACAAGCCCAAACTGTTcaccatcaacacacacaactccagcAGTTCACAG AAGCCGTGGAAGTCCATGTCCACACTCAGCTCTTCACTCTCTTCATCTTCCTATTCGTGCTGCTCCTCACCCGCTGTCCTGAGTTCTGATGccggctgcagctcctgcagctcggccCTGACCTCCAGGAGAAAGAGCTCCAGACCTCACTGTGCGATGTCTCTTTCATTTG GCACTCCTCAGGCCCACCCCCCACAGAGAGCCCTTGCTCGAGAAGAATGGTCCCAGTCGCCCACTCCAGTACACTTCAAGAGACGCACCTCCACGCCACTGCACGAAA GTCACAAATACAAGCAGCATGCAAGACATCTTAAAAGCAGAGTTATGGGTCTGTCACCTATCAGGATGACAGGCTCTGCTCAGGGTCAACACAGGAGAGCCAAtcagaaggagaggaagaggggacaCAGCCACAGGCTTGAGGAAG atTATAAAGATGTCCTGTACCGGTCGTGTGAGCCGGAGGGAAGTTCAGACGAAGTGCTGGAAGAAAGCTACACACAGTTCCCACGCAAGCAGGACTCTCAA GGCTCTGTTCGCAAACATCAGGGAGAAAGTGtttacaacatcaacaacattgtCCTCCCCATGTCACTGACCAAAGTGGAGAAGCTGCAGTACAAACACATCCTCACACCGCG TTGGCGGCTGCTGTCCAGTCAGTCTCCgcgagaggaagagacagagcggaaggaggacagtgaggaagaACAG gtggaggagctCAGCGATGGAGCCTTTGCTCAGAGGCACCTGGCtttggagaagaaagagaaactgcGCTGGACCTCGTGGGGAATGAGAAAATGCTTCAGGCATCGTAcaag ATCTGGCAGCAGGCTGTCAGGCGGTGGGGGCGGGGTGTTCACATCAGGAGAGGAGAGTTCCGCGGAGTGGAGCGGTGCTCAGCTGGAAACAGACGGACAGCCGAGCTCGGAGGAGTGGCTG CCTCAGACACCGTGGGAACGACGAGTGTTTCCTCTGGACGAGGGTGAGGACGAAGCCCTCCTCTCTGACAGTTTAGTGTGCTCAGATTCTGGTTATCGATCCGCATCGAAGAACTCCAACTCCCAGCTCTCCCCTGCACAATCCTCAGGTGCTACACTGCCCTCTGGTGAACAAAGCGCCAACATTACATCTCAAGGCAGCTGA